The Pyxidicoccus sp. MSG2 DNA segment CCGTCAGTCCCGTGAGGCGCCGCGCGAGCTGGATGGCGATGGAGCCCACTCCGCCCGCGCCACCGAGGATGAGCACGGAGCCGGCGTCCGCGGGCTTGCCGATGCGGACGCGCAGGCGGTCGAACAGGAGCTCCCAGGCGGTGATGCTGGTGAGCGGGAGCGCGGCGGCCTGGGCGAAGCTCAGCGACTTCGGCTTGCGGCCGACGATGCGCTCGTCCACCAGGTGCTGCTGTGCGTTGGCGCCGGGCTTGTCCAGCGAGCCAGCGTAGAACACCTCATCGCCCGGCTTGAACAGCGTGGCATCCGGGCCCACCGCGAGCACCGTCCCCGCGGCGTCCCAGCCGAGGACCTTGTCCTTGCCCTTCGGGTCCACCCCGGCCCGCACCTTCACGTCCACCGGATTCACCGAGATGGCCTCCACGTGCACCAGGAGCTCTCGGCCCGTGGGCTTCGGGGTGGGGAGCTCGATGTCGATGAGGCTCTCGGCGTGCTCGATGGGCAGCGGCTGGCGGTAGGCAATGGCTCTCATGGGGTTCTCCTCGGGGCAGCGGGGCGTGGCTCCGTTCGAGGGGAAGAATGCGGCCTCCATGTGATATCGACCATTGATAGTTGACATCATCGAAATAAGCACCGCATATCAATTTCATGCGCTACACCGACCTGGACATGGAGCTGCTGCGGGCCTTCGTGACGGTGGTCGACGCGGGCGGGTTCACCGCGGCGGGGGCGCGGCTCGGGCGCACGCAGGCGGCCGTGAGCATTCGCATCAAGCGGCTGGAGGACCTGCTGGAGCGGCAGGTCTTCGACCGGAGCAGTCGTGCGCCGTTGCTCACCCGGGATGGGGAGCTGCTGCTGAGCTACGCGCGGCAGATTCTCAAGCTGAACGACGAGACGGTGCAGCGCTTCATCGAGCCGGACAGCGAAGGTGAGCTGCGGCTCGGGGTGGTGGAGTACTTCGTGCCGCAGCACCTGCCCATCGTCCTGTCCCGCTTCACGCAGGCGTATCCCCGGGTCCACATCGAGGTGAAGGTCGGGTTGAACGTGAACCTGTCCGAGCTGCTCCAGCAGGGACAGCTCGACATGGTCATCTGCCGGCGCGACCACCCGCGACAGGGGGGCAGGGTGGTGCGCCGGGAGCGACTGCGGTGGGCGGCCACGCAAGACTTCTGTGCCGACGCGGCTTCGGCGCTTCCCGTCTGCTCGCTGCCGGCGCCCTGCATCTTCCGCTCTCGGGGGCTCGCGGCCCTGGACTCCATTGGACGCGCCTGGCGCGTCATCTACACGAGCGAGAGCGTGACGGGGGTCATCGCCGCGGCGCAGGCGGGGCTGGGCGCCGCCATCCTGCCGGAGAGCGCCATGACGGGAGGACTGAGGCCCCTCACCGTCGAGGAGGGCTTCCCGGAGCTCGGGGAGATTGAGCTGGCCATCTTTGGAGAGGAGCGCGCGGAGCGGAAGCGGCTCATCTCCACGCTCGTGCGCTTCATCGAGGAGAGCCTGCGGCCACTCGATGCGCCCCGCCTCATCGGGTAGCAAGGCGGCGAGGGAAGGGGCGAGCCCCGTTCCCTCACGCGGGTGCGGCTCAGCGAACCTTGAGCACCACCCGGAAGCGGGCGTGGTTGCTCATCATGCGCTCGTAGGCCTCGGAGGCGCGCTCGAAGGGGAACACCTCGTTGCGTGAGCGCACGTCGGCGAGCTTGCTGAAGGCCAGGGTGTCCTGCGAGTCCTGGGGGATGCCGCTCGGCCAGCCCTGAACGCGCAAGCGCTTCAGGAGCATCTGCAGGCCGTTGACCTGGATGGGCTCGCTACCCGCGCCCAGAATCAGCAGCGTGCCATTGCGGCCCAGTCCCCCGACCAGTTCGCTCGCGAGACGGCTGCTCGAGGCCGTCACCATGATGACGCGCGCGCCGCCGAGCTTCTGGAGTGCCTCGCCCGCCGGGCCTTTCTCCGTGTCGATGTACTCATGTGCTCCGAGCTCGAGGGCGAGCTGCCGCTTGTCCCCTCCACGCGAGATGGCGACGGTGCGGTAGCCGAGCTTGCGGGCGTACTGGATGCCCAGGTGGCCGAGCCCGCCAATGCCCTGCACCGCGACCAGTTCTCCCGGCCGCACGTCCATGTGGCGCAGGGAGTTGAACGTGGTGACGCCCGCGCAGAGCAGGGGCGCGGCGTCCACCGAGTTCATTCCCTCGGGCACCCGGGCGAGGGCGTCCTGGGGAGCCACCATGTACTCGGCGTAGCCGCCGTCGTAGCTGATGCCGCACACCTGCTGCACTACACAGGTGACGAAGTCGCCGACGCGGCAGGCGTCACACTGGCCGCAGTGGCCGCCGTGCCAGCCCACGCCCACCTGCTGGCCCTCCTTCCAGGCGGTCACCCCGGGGCCCGCCCGGTCGATGCGCCCCACCACCTCGTGGCCCGGCACCCGCGGATATTGGATGGGCATCCAGCCTTCCTTGGTGATGGCATCACTGTGGCAGACGCCACACGCTTCCACCGCGAGGCGGACCTGCCCGGGGCCGGGCTCGGGCACGTCCCGCTCTACGATTTCAAATGGGCCCCGGGCCTCCCGCACCTGAACCGCCTTCATCTTCCTGGCCATCGCGCCTCCTCTGCGTGTGTGGGACGCGAGTGAATATGGGCAGGGCCCTGGCGCGCGGATGGGTCCGCTGGGGAGGGGGACGGACAGGAGGGCGGATGCCGCCCTGGGCATGGCGTTCGGCGGCACGAGTGCCTGGCCGCGAAGTGCTCAGCGAGGAAGGGCGGCGTCGGCCCACGTCACTGTTCCGGGCGCGCCTCCCGTGGTCCAGAGGTCCAGCCGCAGCAGGTCACCGCTGGCGAGCCTGGGCCGTCCCTGCGCGTCTCGCGTGACTTCGCCCGGCGCCGTGTGCGCATAGACGCGGACGTGGGCCCTGGAGCCGGCCAGCTCGCACGCCCGGGTGAGGACCTCCTCCGCGAGCACCCGTGCCGAGTCCAGGGCCTGGGTCCGGGCCTGTGCCTCCTCGGGGAGCGCGTGCCAGGCGAGCAGGACGTTGCCGCCGTCCACCGCGAACATCCAACCCGCTGCTTCCAGCGCATCGCGGGCCGCATCCAGCGCCGCTTCCTTCGCGTCCAGGTCCTCGTCCGTGAGCTCCTCGTGGGACTCGGGGAAGCGCACGTCCACATAGAGGCCCGCGGCCCACGGCGGTGACGAGAAAGGAGCCAGCGCCGCGCGCAGGGCTTCGAGGAACGCGGGCACATCCGGCCACCGGTCCTCGGGGCGCTTCGCGAGACAGCGCTGCACCACGGCCTCCAGCACGGGAGGCGCCTGCACCCGCTCGCCCAGGCGCGGGGGCGGGGCGTGCAGATGCTGCTCCTCCACCTCCACCGCGCTCGTGCCCTCGAAGGGGAGCCGTCCCGTGAGCAACTGGTAGAGCAGGACTCCGAGCGCATACAGGTCCGTGCGCGCATCCACGGTCTGCCCGCGAATCTGCTCCGGTGCCATCGCCACCGGGGTGCCCAGCACGGCGCCCGCGCTCGTCAGGCCGGAGAGTCCCTCGGGCGCCTGGACTCGCGCGATGCCAAAGTCCACAAGCTTCACGGTGAAGCCCTCCGCGCGCGGGAGGACCATCACGTTCTGCGCCTTGAGGTCTCGGTGCAGCACGCCCCGGCCGTGCGCGAAGTGCAGCGCTCCGCCCAGTTCCTCCATCACCGTGAGCGCCTCGGCGGCGGAGAAGGGGCCCCGGTGCGCGAGCCACTGGTCCACGCTCTCTCCCTCCAGCC contains these protein-coding regions:
- a CDS encoding zinc-binding alcohol dehydrogenase family protein — translated: MRAIAYRQPLPIEHAESLIDIELPTPKPTGRELLVHVEAISVNPVDVKVRAGVDPKGKDKVLGWDAAGTVLAVGPDATLFKPGDEVFYAGSLDKPGANAQQHLVDERIVGRKPKSLSFAQAAALPLTSITAWELLFDRLRVRIGKPADAGSVLILGGAGGVGSIAIQLARRLTGLTVIASASRPESQAWVREQGAHHVIDHSKPWVEQVKAVAPRGVEYVLGLTHTEQHFDAIVDVLAPQGALGLIDDPAKPLPITKLKSKSASLHWELMFTRARYETPDMIAQHHLLNEVSDLVDAGVLRTTMKADLGPINAANLKRAHAQVESSRTLGKVVLSGF
- a CDS encoding LysR substrate-binding domain-containing protein, with product MRYTDLDMELLRAFVTVVDAGGFTAAGARLGRTQAAVSIRIKRLEDLLERQVFDRSSRAPLLTRDGELLLSYARQILKLNDETVQRFIEPDSEGELRLGVVEYFVPQHLPIVLSRFTQAYPRVHIEVKVGLNVNLSELLQQGQLDMVICRRDHPRQGGRVVRRERLRWAATQDFCADAASALPVCSLPAPCIFRSRGLAALDSIGRAWRVIYTSESVTGVIAAAQAGLGAAILPESAMTGGLRPLTVEEGFPELGEIELAIFGEERAERKRLISTLVRFIEESLRPLDAPRLIG
- a CDS encoding alcohol dehydrogenase yields the protein MARKMKAVQVREARGPFEIVERDVPEPGPGQVRLAVEACGVCHSDAITKEGWMPIQYPRVPGHEVVGRIDRAGPGVTAWKEGQQVGVGWHGGHCGQCDACRVGDFVTCVVQQVCGISYDGGYAEYMVAPQDALARVPEGMNSVDAAPLLCAGVTTFNSLRHMDVRPGELVAVQGIGGLGHLGIQYARKLGYRTVAISRGGDKRQLALELGAHEYIDTEKGPAGEALQKLGGARVIMVTASSSRLASELVGGLGRNGTLLILGAGSEPIQVNGLQMLLKRLRVQGWPSGIPQDSQDTLAFSKLADVRSRNEVFPFERASEAYERMMSNHARFRVVLKVR
- a CDS encoding serine/threonine-protein kinase — its product is MAGAPPRDDAAPEAELSLYGDELEPGALVGPWVVEARVHPGVTAWLYRASHLSTRAPAALKVVREQFNHVSEVLRRFKQEADTLQALRHPHIVEVLEYGELRDGRPWLAMEWLEGESVDQWLAHRGPFSAAEALTVMEELGGALHFAHGRGVLHRDLKAQNVMVLPRAEGFTVKLVDFGIARVQAPEGLSGLTSAGAVLGTPVAMAPEQIRGQTVDARTDLYALGVLLYQLLTGRLPFEGTSAVEVEEQHLHAPPPRLGERVQAPPVLEAVVQRCLAKRPEDRWPDVPAFLEALRAALAPFSSPPWAAGLYVDVRFPESHEELTDEDLDAKEAALDAARDALEAAGWMFAVDGGNVLLAWHALPEEAQARTQALDSARVLAEEVLTRACELAGSRAHVRVYAHTAPGEVTRDAQGRPRLASGDLLRLDLWTTGGAPGTVTWADAALPR